A portion of the Nitrospira defluvii genome contains these proteins:
- a CDS encoding lipid-A-disaccharide synthase N-terminal domain-containing protein, which translates to MTLDTIWIIIGFLGQGIFFMRWVVQWIASERHAESRVPTAFWYMSMIGGLITLAYAIYRQDPVFIAGQSIGSIVYLRNLMLIHRPNQGASGTASPATKS; encoded by the coding sequence ATGACACTCGATACCATCTGGATCATCATTGGATTCCTCGGGCAGGGGATCTTCTTCATGCGCTGGGTTGTCCAATGGATCGCCTCCGAACGCCATGCAGAGAGCCGTGTCCCGACAGCATTCTGGTACATGAGCATGATCGGCGGACTGATCACGCTAGCCTATGCGATCTATCGGCAGGACCCGGTCTTCATTGCCGGACAGAGCATCGGCAGTATTGTGTACCTACGTAACCTCATGCTCATCCACCGCCCTAACCAGGGCGCCTCCGGTACGGCCTCTCCGGCGACCAAATCGTAA
- a CDS encoding phosphatase PAP2 family protein, with protein sequence MIGSGDGQVASAPAQPEPAPDCPSVPAVIFSVLVLLGSFAALFQIDIPILRFLRSHNLSALQSFGDLGEKLGNGGTLITISLLLLGAGFWLKRQAWMQIALDSLLAHGMVAIVVNSLKHIIGRPRPRLTHSGGWHWWPSLESGLDSFPSGHTSATVAVVTVLARALPRLRWVPFALATWVGASRIWRGSHFPGDVVGGVALGFVVGSVCNEPLREWRQSGSRALVRIAPIVLLLTGLFWVLTHRVVDPVMDTVFLVVGLVLLGSGWLVRTGWGLLARRAAAGDRGTGSNALILFGLGVATGAPVVIGLTALLCVAQWIAATGVPACESAAGRSWRADGVYALGLLAAVVAVQLLKGLVPLH encoded by the coding sequence ATGATCGGATCGGGTGACGGGCAGGTTGCGTCGGCTCCGGCGCAGCCTGAACCAGCGCCGGATTGCCCGTCGGTTCCGGCGGTGATCTTCTCGGTGCTCGTGCTGCTTGGGTCGTTCGCCGCGTTGTTCCAAATCGACATTCCCATCCTCAGGTTTCTCCGATCCCACAATTTGTCGGCGCTCCAGTCGTTCGGTGATCTCGGCGAAAAGCTCGGCAATGGCGGGACCCTCATCACCATCAGTCTGCTCCTGTTGGGAGCCGGGTTCTGGCTGAAGCGTCAAGCATGGATGCAGATTGCGCTGGATAGCTTGCTGGCGCACGGCATGGTGGCGATTGTGGTGAACAGTCTCAAACATATCATCGGTCGTCCCAGGCCGCGTCTGACGCACTCGGGCGGGTGGCACTGGTGGCCCTCGCTGGAGTCGGGTCTGGATTCATTTCCCTCCGGCCATACGTCGGCGACGGTCGCCGTGGTGACTGTTCTGGCGCGGGCACTGCCTCGCCTGCGTTGGGTGCCGTTCGCACTGGCCACATGGGTCGGGGCCAGTCGGATCTGGCGAGGATCTCATTTCCCGGGCGATGTGGTGGGCGGGGTAGCGTTGGGGTTTGTGGTAGGTTCGGTCTGTAACGAACCATTGCGCGAGTGGAGGCAGTCAGGCTCACGGGCACTGGTTCGTATCGCGCCGATCGTTCTGTTGCTGACGGGACTCTTCTGGGTGCTCACGCACCGTGTTGTCGATCCCGTGATGGACACTGTGTTCCTCGTGGTGGGACTGGTGCTGTTAGGGAGCGGCTGGTTGGTGCGGACGGGATGGGGCCTACTCGCAAGACGTGCCGCAGCAGGCGACAGAGGAACAGGTTCGAATGCCCTCATATTGTTTGGGCTGGGAGTGGCCACTGGTGCACCCGTCGTGATCGGATTGACGGCGCTGCTTTGCGTGGCGCAATGGATTGCCGCCACCGGTGTGCCGGCCTGCGAGTCGGCGGCAGGACGATCCTGGCGCGCGGACGGCGTGTATGCGCTGGGCCTGCTCGCGGCTGTGGTTGCGGTTCAGCTGCTTAAAGGGCTTGTGCCCTTGCACTAA
- a CDS encoding glycosyltransferase family 2 protein, translating into MTVATRPWASVVIPIKDERENLVPLTEQLVKALESREESRSAPFELLFIDDGSTDGSSEILDGLAAQYRWVKVFHFDRNYGQSAAFDAGFKQSTGDLVMTIDGDLQNDPADIATLLPLIHRFDLVCGWRKDRHDNLTRKISSRIANSVRSAVTGDRVHDTGCSLKLFRRAVVDKLQLFEGMHRFFPALALMHGFTVTEVPVRHYPRAHGTSKYGVGNRLFKGLYDLVAVRWMQHRCLRYRYRATGTPPAPVRL; encoded by the coding sequence ATGACTGTAGCGACCCGCCCATGGGCCTCCGTTGTCATCCCCATCAAGGATGAGCGCGAGAATCTGGTTCCCCTGACAGAGCAACTCGTGAAAGCACTGGAGAGCCGGGAGGAATCCCGATCGGCCCCGTTCGAACTGCTGTTTATCGACGACGGCAGCACGGACGGGAGTTCCGAGATCCTTGATGGCCTGGCCGCGCAGTATCGCTGGGTCAAGGTGTTTCACTTCGACCGCAACTACGGCCAGTCGGCGGCCTTCGATGCAGGGTTCAAACAATCGACCGGAGACCTAGTCATGACGATCGACGGCGATCTGCAAAACGACCCGGCGGACATCGCCACCCTGCTCCCGCTGATCCACCGGTTCGACCTGGTCTGCGGCTGGAGGAAAGACCGGCACGACAACTTGACGCGGAAGATCTCCTCCCGGATCGCGAACAGCGTCCGTAGCGCCGTCACCGGCGACCGGGTACACGATACCGGCTGCTCGCTGAAACTGTTTCGACGGGCGGTGGTCGACAAGTTGCAACTGTTCGAGGGCATGCACCGATTCTTTCCCGCCCTGGCCTTGATGCACGGATTTACCGTCACCGAAGTGCCGGTACGCCATTACCCACGCGCGCATGGCACATCGAAATATGGTGTGGGCAACCGGCTCTTCAAGGGCCTCTACGATCTGGTAGCCGTGCGGTGGATGCAGCACCGTTGCCTGCGTTACCGTTACCGCGCGACCGGGACGCCACCAGCCCCCGTGCGCCTATGA
- a CDS encoding ATP-binding cassette domain-containing protein: MSEQPTTSPAYPQYQLTRVLRDIFTHLSLLLTLERSMLGIIASYAVAIGFFLLCVPIAVQELVSTFSFAMEPRMIFTLTIFVASSLTGVAAFRVLQARAVETLQQRIYTRIAIAFTRLLPRLRDDTFAPQQAHRFMEADLLTRALVAMVADLFNVAVVGTIGVTMLILFHPYFTLYILVLILGFVGLLTLFGRGGFFITLEMSRLHYQIFGWIQNIAHNLPHLRAAGDSPYLLERTDGLTRLYARIRQRRSDTLTGRQYKAAALWQVVGHSGLIITAGLLVVDGQLTVGQFAAAEVLVGNLLVNMDTLARRMVAMFFAFVSCREIAAVFSLPTEEEQAKEDVPAMQFGVSGIRLTCRNLSYTSPDGSTMFQNVSLEVSPGEKVAILCSSNPAKTALAKVLAGLHPPTTGFVRYNEMNLVEVKRDAISRVRGLILDSHPTLLDGTLEDNLTLGRPSIEYDDLQWALRFVELDTDIDAMPQGLHTPVSGLEVTLSISQILRILVARAIVTRPQVLIFDGTLHNMLPATRTLLLRRLCAKDQPWSVVFLSNDPTFSADVERRIIIE, translated from the coding sequence TTGAGCGAACAGCCCACGACCAGCCCGGCCTATCCGCAATATCAACTGACCCGGGTCCTCCGCGACATCTTCACGCACTTGAGCCTCCTCCTGACGCTCGAACGGTCGATGCTCGGTATCATCGCCTCATACGCCGTCGCGATCGGATTCTTCCTTCTCTGCGTCCCCATCGCCGTCCAGGAATTGGTCAGCACCTTCTCCTTTGCCATGGAGCCGCGGATGATCTTTACGCTGACGATCTTCGTCGCCAGCTCGCTGACCGGGGTCGCCGCCTTCCGCGTGCTCCAGGCGCGCGCGGTCGAAACGCTCCAGCAGCGGATCTATACACGCATCGCCATCGCCTTCACGCGGCTGCTTCCTCGCTTGCGTGACGACACGTTCGCGCCGCAACAGGCCCATCGATTCATGGAGGCTGACTTACTCACCCGGGCGCTGGTTGCCATGGTGGCGGATCTGTTCAACGTCGCGGTGGTCGGCACCATCGGGGTGACCATGCTGATCCTGTTTCACCCCTACTTCACCCTCTACATTCTGGTCCTGATTCTGGGCTTTGTCGGACTGCTGACACTCTTCGGCCGCGGCGGCTTCTTCATCACCCTGGAGATGTCCCGACTGCACTACCAGATTTTCGGCTGGATTCAGAACATCGCACACAACCTCCCGCACCTTCGCGCGGCAGGCGACAGCCCCTATCTGCTGGAACGCACCGATGGCCTCACCCGCCTCTATGCCCGTATTCGACAACGCCGCTCGGATACCTTGACCGGAAGGCAGTACAAGGCCGCCGCTCTCTGGCAGGTGGTCGGCCACAGCGGACTCATCATTACCGCCGGACTTCTCGTCGTCGACGGCCAATTGACCGTGGGCCAATTCGCCGCCGCCGAGGTGCTGGTGGGGAATCTGCTGGTGAACATGGACACGTTGGCACGACGCATGGTGGCCATGTTTTTCGCCTTCGTCTCCTGCCGGGAAATCGCCGCCGTGTTTTCACTACCGACAGAAGAAGAGCAGGCCAAGGAGGATGTACCGGCGATGCAATTCGGGGTATCAGGTATTCGGCTGACCTGCCGGAACCTGTCCTATACCAGTCCGGATGGAAGCACGATGTTTCAGAACGTCTCGCTGGAGGTGTCACCAGGAGAAAAGGTCGCCATCCTCTGCAGCAGCAATCCCGCCAAGACCGCTCTCGCCAAAGTGCTGGCCGGGCTTCATCCCCCGACCACAGGCTTCGTCCGGTACAACGAAATGAATCTGGTCGAAGTGAAGCGGGATGCCATCAGCCGGGTACGCGGCCTCATCCTGGACTCTCATCCGACGTTGCTGGACGGCACGCTGGAGGACAACCTCACCCTCGGGCGACCGAGCATCGAATATGACGACCTCCAATGGGCCCTGCGCTTCGTGGAGTTGGATACCGACATCGACGCGATGCCGCAGGGGTTGCACACGCCGGTCTCCGGCCTGGAGGTTACCCTGTCCATCAGCCAGATTCTCCGTATTCTCGTGGCCCGCGCGATCGTGACACGGCCGCAGGTGCTGATTTTCGACGGGACCCTACACAACATGCTGCCCGCGACACGCACCCTGCTCCTGCGTCGGCTGTGCGCCAAGGACCAGCCATGGTCGGTCGTGTTCCTGTCAAACGATCCGACCTTCTCGGCCGACGTGGAGCGACGGATTATCATCGAATAG
- a CDS encoding ArnT family glycosyltransferase, with amino-acid sequence MNGELTPLSASAPIDRSIQPLALVLLLAMATVLFFVGLGSLGLTDRDEGRNAEAGREMYETGNYISPTFNYEPRFAKPVFVYWLMTGSYHLFGVNEFAARFPSALFGLGLILLQYLFLTRCRGRVVGLFGAAMLLLNLEIIGLSRMALTDSVLIFFTTLSLYGFWLGVSGEERERHYMWLFYVGMALATLTKGPIGFLIPMLAVGLYLWLTRSWPLFRRRGYLIPGLILFVALALPWYLTMLNIHGERYTRSAQGDTIGRFFGAMEGHGGTLLFYIPVFLLGFFPWSGLLPFAWYHSYRSWREARRAGTLPPRQPSPVEAQASPDALEWFAAAWVLGGFVFFSLSSTRLPHYIGPLFPAAAILAACYWNRCVTDQAAPGLRAAIHTMTAVGSILALAFAVLPPLYAKFAGKLVDEFPLAGQVTLGPGPYTVASIFLLGMGLVAYFGLSETRKPAAFWAAGGSLALVVLAVTQLTFPLINHFVIEPPQQLAEVAGLNLGPQDRLILYGQPRPSLVFYAKRKAIVVPKGEEANIKPYLTQPGRTMILLPAALRNRLPFETMDYPVMLERYGYILLASQSLIHVPEEAEKPAMRIPGH; translated from the coding sequence ATGAACGGAGAGCTCACTCCATTGTCGGCGTCTGCGCCGATTGACCGCTCCATCCAGCCGCTCGCACTCGTGCTGTTGCTGGCGATGGCCACGGTGTTGTTTTTCGTCGGACTCGGCTCCCTCGGTCTCACCGACCGGGACGAAGGACGCAACGCCGAAGCCGGCCGGGAGATGTATGAAACGGGCAACTACATCAGTCCAACCTTCAATTATGAACCGCGCTTCGCCAAGCCGGTCTTTGTCTATTGGCTGATGACCGGTTCGTACCACCTGTTCGGCGTCAACGAATTCGCGGCGCGATTCCCCTCGGCTCTCTTCGGGCTTGGGCTGATTCTGCTCCAATATCTCTTCCTGACACGGTGCCGGGGGCGGGTCGTGGGCCTCTTCGGCGCGGCAATGCTATTACTGAACCTTGAGATCATCGGTCTCAGTCGCATGGCCCTGACCGACAGCGTGTTGATCTTCTTTACCACCCTGTCGCTGTATGGCTTCTGGCTGGGCGTATCCGGAGAGGAACGTGAGCGTCACTACATGTGGCTCTTCTATGTCGGCATGGCGCTGGCAACGCTGACCAAGGGCCCGATTGGTTTCCTCATTCCCATGCTGGCGGTAGGCTTATACCTGTGGCTCACCCGCTCCTGGCCGCTGTTCCGTCGTCGCGGGTATCTCATTCCCGGCCTCATCCTCTTCGTTGCCCTGGCGCTCCCCTGGTATCTCACGATGCTGAACATTCACGGGGAGCGTTATACGAGGTCTGCACAGGGCGATACGATCGGTCGTTTTTTCGGGGCCATGGAAGGGCATGGCGGCACGCTGCTGTTCTACATTCCCGTTTTCCTGCTCGGATTTTTTCCCTGGAGCGGCCTACTCCCCTTTGCCTGGTACCACAGCTATCGGAGTTGGCGTGAGGCGAGACGGGCCGGAACCCTCCCCCCCCGCCAGCCCTCTCCTGTCGAGGCCCAGGCGTCGCCCGATGCGCTCGAATGGTTCGCCGCCGCCTGGGTCCTGGGAGGCTTCGTCTTCTTCAGCCTCTCCTCGACCCGCTTGCCGCACTATATCGGTCCCTTGTTTCCTGCTGCGGCAATTCTGGCGGCCTGCTATTGGAATCGCTGCGTCACGGATCAGGCTGCGCCGGGCCTGCGGGCCGCGATCCATACCATGACCGCCGTGGGCTCCATTCTGGCACTGGCCTTTGCCGTGCTTCCCCCGCTCTACGCCAAATTCGCCGGGAAATTGGTGGATGAGTTTCCTCTGGCTGGACAAGTGACGCTCGGGCCCGGCCCCTACACCGTCGCCTCCATTTTCCTCCTGGGCATGGGACTCGTCGCCTATTTCGGGTTGAGCGAGACGCGAAAACCGGCCGCCTTCTGGGCCGCCGGCGGATCGCTCGCCCTCGTGGTGTTGGCCGTCACGCAACTGACGTTTCCACTCATCAACCATTTTGTCATCGAGCCGCCCCAACAACTGGCCGAAGTCGCAGGGCTCAACCTTGGGCCTCAAGACCGGCTGATTCTCTACGGGCAACCACGCCCGTCACTCGTGTTTTACGCCAAACGCAAAGCCATCGTCGTCCCGAAGGGAGAAGAGGCCAACATCAAGCCCTACCTGACTCAACCGGGACGCACCATGATCCTCTTGCCGGCAGCCCTGCGCAATCGATTGCCGTTTGAGACGATGGACTACCCGGTCATGCTCGAGCGTTACGGCTACATCCTACTGGCTAGTCAATCGCTGATCCACGTGCCGGAAGAGGCCGAGAAGCCAGCGATGCGCATCCCCGGCCATTGA
- a CDS encoding TolB family protein, giving the protein MAGVLGLLLSTAATGSAWAETSKQATPASPAAVSGERHLTNVRQLTFGRQNAEAYFSFSGDKLIFQSTNNWMKDTFAAAMHPADIPLGCYQMYVMDLGSEKIRMVSTGSGTTTCGYFFPGDRRVLYSSTHLRGPNCPPKPKRDGGAYRWALDDYDLFSVRIDGQDPQRLTNTPGYDAEATVSPNGKTIVWTSMRDGDLDIYAMDLDGTHPRRLTHEVGYDGGAFFSPDSKRIVYRAQHPSNQEELDQYKALLAQHLVEPGRLEIFIMNADGANKQQVTNNGASNFSPYFHPDGHRVIFSSNVETRNEGGRPEFHLYLINEDGTGLERVTFGGKFNSFPMFSPDGKHFVWVSDRNAKEPGEFNVFLADWVP; this is encoded by the coding sequence ATGGCAGGGGTGTTGGGACTGCTGCTGTCCACCGCCGCGACGGGTTCGGCATGGGCAGAGACTTCAAAGCAAGCCACGCCCGCGTCGCCGGCCGCCGTGTCGGGTGAGCGACATCTGACGAATGTCCGACAACTGACGTTTGGTCGGCAGAATGCCGAGGCGTATTTTTCGTTCAGCGGCGACAAACTGATTTTCCAGTCGACGAACAATTGGATGAAGGATACGTTTGCCGCGGCGATGCATCCGGCCGACATCCCGCTCGGCTGTTATCAAATGTACGTGATGGACCTCGGAAGCGAAAAGATTCGGATGGTCAGCACCGGTTCCGGCACCACGACCTGCGGGTATTTCTTCCCCGGCGACCGGCGGGTGCTGTATTCGTCCACACACCTGCGTGGACCGAACTGTCCGCCGAAGCCGAAGCGTGACGGTGGGGCATACCGGTGGGCCTTGGACGACTACGATCTGTTTTCCGTTCGGATCGATGGGCAAGACCCCCAACGGTTGACCAACACGCCGGGGTATGACGCGGAGGCCACGGTGTCTCCCAACGGGAAGACCATTGTCTGGACCTCCATGCGAGATGGGGATTTGGATATCTATGCCATGGATCTCGACGGGACCCATCCACGGCGGCTGACCCACGAGGTGGGCTACGACGGTGGAGCGTTCTTTTCTCCCGACAGTAAGCGGATCGTCTATCGTGCCCAGCACCCGAGCAATCAGGAAGAGCTGGATCAGTATAAGGCGCTGCTCGCGCAACACCTCGTGGAACCGGGTCGGCTCGAAATTTTCATTATGAATGCCGATGGGGCCAACAAACAGCAGGTGACGAACAATGGCGCGTCCAACTTCTCTCCCTATTTCCATCCCGATGGCCATCGCGTCATCTTTTCTTCGAATGTGGAAACCCGCAACGAGGGAGGGCGACCCGAGTTTCACCTCTATCTCATCAATGAGGACGGGACGGGGCTGGAACGAGTGACCTTTGGCGGGAAGTTCAACAGTTTCCCGATGTTCTCGCCGGACGGCAAGCATTTCGTCTGGGTATCCGACCGAAACGCGAAAGAGCCGGGAGAGTTCAACGTGTTTCTTGCCGACTGGGTTCCATGA